The region TCGACCCGCGCGAGCTGCCGGCCGACTTCGTCGCCGACATCGAGCGCTGGAAGACCCGAAGCGGGACCGTCAAGGTCAACCTCGCGGTCGACCGGCTGCCCGAGTTCGCCGCCAAGCCCGGCTTCGACCCGGAGGTCCACGGCGGCACGATCGTGCTCGCCCAGTCCCTCGACGACGTCGAAGGGGCCTTCCAGGACGCGGTGGCCGGGCGGCCCTCGGCCAAGCCGTTCGCCGACATCTGCATCCCGTCGGTGTTCGACACGACCCTCTGCCCCGAGGGCCACCACGTCGTCTCGATGTTCACCCAGTGGGTGCCTCACGAGTGGGCCGGCAAGCCCATGGACTCCGAGCTGGAGGGCCACGCCGACCGGGTGGTCGCCCGCGTCGAGGAGCTCGCGCCCGGGTTCACCAGCTCGATCCTGCACCGGCAGGTGATCGGGCCCTACCAGATGGAGCACGAGTACGGCCTGGTCGGCGGCAACATCTTCCACGGCGAGCTGTCGGCCAGCCAGCTGTTCCACACCCGCCCGGCCGCCGGGTACGCCGACTTCCGCACCCCGGTCCGCGGCCTCTACCAGGCCAGCTCGGCCACGCACGGCGGCGGCGGGGTGACCGGCATCCCGGGCCGCAACGCGGTGGCCCAGATCCGCGGCGACCTGCGCCGGGCCCGGCTGGGACACCGCAAGGCCCGCCTGCCCCTCCGCTGAGCCCGCCAGCCGCGCCTCACCCCGGGGACGCGGGCGGCGCCGTGCAGCGACCCGTCCCAGTCCATGCCGGCGGCTCCTTACCGTGCCCGGGCGGGCACGGGCGCGCCCCAGGCGGCCTGGCCGGGGGGCGGCGGGGCGAGCCCCAGCTCGGCCGCTGCCGCGACCCGCACCCAGTCGAGCATCTGCTGCCTGGACAGCACGCCGGTGTGGACGGTGACCTGGACCGCGAGGCCGTCGAGGAGGGCGGCCAGCCGCCAGGCGGCCCCGCTCGGGTCGGGGCAGGCGAACTCCCCCGCCGCGACCCCGTCGCCGATCACCCCTGCGATCGTCTCCTTCCAGCGCAGGTCGAGCTCGCGCGAGACCCGCCGCAGCTCGGGGCTGCGCAGCGCCTGGCTCCAGGCGTCGATCCACATGACCCAGGCGTCGCTGCCGCCCGGCGCGTAGAGCCGGAACACCCGGTCGAGCCGGTCCAGGGCGGTGTGGTCCCCGGCGGCCGCCACCGCGAGCTGGTCCAGGTCGGCCTGGGCCGCGTGGCGGAACGCCTCGCTGAGCAGGTTGTCCTTCGACGCGAAGTGGTAGAAGACCAGGCCGCTGGACACTCCGAGGGCGGCGGCCACATCTCCGACCCTGGTGCTGGAGAAGCCGCGTGCCCGCACCTCACGGCAGGTCGCCCTGAGGATCTCCTCGCGGCGCACGTCCGCCTTGATACGAGCCACGAACCGGGATTCTACCGGGTCGTGCGGCGACCGGCATCTGTCCGCGGCACGTCCCAGCCGATAAACTGACTGGTGAGTCAGTTCAAGAGCTGGAGGCCCGATGACCCAGCCCGCAGCCGCCTCGCCCCTGACCGCGACCGACCTCCACGACAGCCTGCTCCCGTTCGGCCAGAGCCGCATGCTCCCCCGGGCCGCCTACGTCTCCGAGGCGGTCCTCGCCTGGGAGCTCGAGCACCTGTTCGCCGGGTCCTGGACGTGCGTCGGATGGGCCGGCTGGCTGGCCCGGCCGGGCAGCCTGCGCGCGGTCCAGGTGGGCCCGGCCGGGGTGCTGCTCGTCCGGGGCGGCGACGGCGAGCTGCGCGCGTTCGCCAACGTCTGCCGGCACCGCGGGCACGAGCTGCTGGGCCCGGTCTCGCTCGCTTCAGGCAAGCCGGACAAGCAGCGCTCACGGCGGTCGATCGTCTGCCCCTACCACGCCTGGAACTACGCCCTGGACGGCTCGCTGCGCGCGGCCCCCGGCTTCCGCGACCTCCCCGGCTTCGACCCGGCCGAGTGGGGGCTGCTGCCGCTCCCGGTCCAGGTGTGGCACGGCCTCGCCTTCGTCAACGCCTCGGGCGACGCCCCGCCCCTGGCCGAGCAGGCCGGCGAGCTCGACGACCTGGTCGCCCCCTACCGGCTCGCCGACCTGGTCCCGCTCGGCGAGCACACCTACCTGCTCGCGGCGAACTGGAAGGTGGTGTGCGAGAACTACCACGAGTGCTACCACTGCCCGCTCATCCACCCGGAGCTGTGCCGGGTGAGCCCTCCCGACAGCGGCCGCAACTACAGCGGGCAGGCCGGCGCCTGGGTCGGCGGGTCGATGGACCTGCGCGACCACGCCGAGACCATGTCCGCCGACGGGCGCAGCCTGGGCGTGCCCATCCCCGGGCTCGACGGCCAGCGGCTGCGCACCGTGCTGTACCTCGGCGTGCTCCCGAACCTGCTGCTCTCCCTGCACCCCGACTACGTGATGACCCACCTGCTCGAGCCGCTGGGCCCGGCCTCGACCCGGGTCACCTGCAGCTGGTACTTCCCGCGCGAGGCGGCCGAGCGTCCCGGCTTCGACCCCTCGTACGCGACGGCCTTCTGGGACACCACCAACCGGCAGGACTGGGCGGCGTGCGAGTCGGTGCAGCGCGGCCTGGCCTCCCCCCACTTCCGCCCGGGCCCGATGGCGCCCAGCGAGGACGCGGTCCACCACTTCGTCTCGATGCTGGCCCGCGCCTACCTGGGCACCCGTCCGGGCGGGTAGGGCCCGCTACGCGGTCCCCGTGCCCAGCGGGCCGCGACCTGCTCCACCTCGGCCCGGAAGCGCGCGCCGTCGACGGGCTTGCACACATACCAGGTCGCACCCACCCGCAGGGCCTGCTCGCGGTCCTCCTCCCGCTCCGAGGACGTCAGCACGACCACCGGGAGCGAGCGCAGGGCGGCGTCGGCGCGGATCCGGGCCAGGACCTCGAGCCCGTCGAGCCTCGGGAGCTTGAGGTCGAGCAGCACGAGCTGGGGCAGGGCCTGGCTGTCGAAGCGGCCCCGCCGCAGGTGGTCCAGGGCCTGCTCGCCGGTGCGGGCCACGTCGACGGTGACGCCGGCCAGGTCCTTGAGCGAGCGCCGGATCAGGAAGAGGTGGTCGTCGTCGTCCTCGACCACCAGCACGCGCACCGCCGCCGTGGTCATACCAGTGCCCCCCGGTCGTGCAGGGCCAGGTTCCGG is a window of Actinomycetes bacterium DNA encoding:
- a CDS encoding aromatic ring-hydroxylating dioxygenase subunit alpha produces the protein MTQPAAASPLTATDLHDSLLPFGQSRMLPRAAYVSEAVLAWELEHLFAGSWTCVGWAGWLARPGSLRAVQVGPAGVLLVRGGDGELRAFANVCRHRGHELLGPVSLASGKPDKQRSRRSIVCPYHAWNYALDGSLRAAPGFRDLPGFDPAEWGLLPLPVQVWHGLAFVNASGDAPPLAEQAGELDDLVAPYRLADLVPLGEHTYLLAANWKVVCENYHECYHCPLIHPELCRVSPPDSGRNYSGQAGAWVGGSMDLRDHAETMSADGRSLGVPIPGLDGQRLRTVLYLGVLPNLLLSLHPDYVMTHLLEPLGPASTRVTCSWYFPREAAERPGFDPSYATAFWDTTNRQDWAACESVQRGLASPHFRPGPMAPSEDAVHHFVSMLARAYLGTRPGG
- a CDS encoding response regulator, translating into MTTAAVRVLVVEDDDDHLFLIRRSLKDLAGVTVDVARTGEQALDHLRRGRFDSQALPQLVLLDLKLPRLDGLEVLARIRADAALRSLPVVVLTSSEREEDREQALRVGATWYVCKPVDGARFRAEVEQVAARWARGPRSGPYPPGRVPR
- a CDS encoding TetR family transcriptional regulator C-terminal domain-containing protein yields the protein MARIKADVRREEILRATCREVRARGFSSTRVGDVAAALGVSSGLVFYHFASKDNLLSEAFRHAAQADLDQLAVAAAGDHTALDRLDRVFRLYAPGGSDAWVMWIDAWSQALRSPELRRVSRELDLRWKETIAGVIGDGVAAGEFACPDPSGAAWRLAALLDGLAVQVTVHTGVLSRQQMLDWVRVAAAAELGLAPPPPGQAAWGAPVPARAR